A window of Candidatus Methylomirabilota bacterium contains these coding sequences:
- a CDS encoding Rne/Rng family ribonuclease (involved in the processing of the 5'end of 16S rRNA) codes for MKREIIVNSSIVETRVAVLEDGVLVELLIDDSKNKSIAGNIYKGRVLKILPGMQAAFVDLGLAKDAFLYVRDIFEDVEEYEQLLTMGEEGEPAEAAAEEPRPTFTRGRRQQASIEELLKEGQEIVAQVAREPLGTKGARITSHITLPGRYLVYMPTEQHVGVSRKIENEAERSRLKAIIEEINPEREGVIVRTAGVGKGKAEIEADLEFLRSLWKKIKSRAETLAAPALVQKDLDLIFRIFRDLFTKEVVRLVVDSPTEYDRCLEYAESLHPDLKSHLFLYTEDEPIFKSFGIEREVEKALRHKVWLKSGGYIVLEETEALVSIDVNTGKYVGKHDFEETVLKTNLEAAREIARQVRLRDLGGIIIIDFIDMARQESRDRVLQELKEVLKPDRSPTNVSLLSELGLVEMTRKRVRQGLNKALSASCPVCGGLGYIRSTPSIAHQVLREVEWRLSRKRIPLIRVRAHPDLIGWFQAEDGEVIEALQQTYAGEIVLVPEETLTPGKYQLLEG; via the coding sequence ATGAAACGTGAGATTATTGTCAACTCGTCTATCGTAGAAACCCGGGTAGCGGTCCTGGAGGACGGTGTCCTGGTCGAACTGCTGATCGACGACTCAAAGAATAAGAGCATCGCCGGCAATATCTATAAAGGGCGTGTGCTGAAGATCCTGCCTGGGATGCAGGCGGCCTTTGTCGATCTGGGTCTGGCCAAGGACGCCTTTCTGTATGTCCGGGACATCTTTGAGGACGTGGAGGAGTATGAGCAGTTGCTGACCATGGGAGAGGAGGGGGAGCCGGCGGAGGCTGCTGCCGAGGAGCCGAGGCCGACCTTCACCCGAGGCCGCCGTCAGCAGGCCAGCATCGAGGAGCTGCTGAAGGAGGGGCAGGAGATCGTCGCGCAGGTGGCCAGAGAGCCGCTTGGGACCAAGGGTGCGCGGATTACGTCGCACATCACCCTGCCCGGCCGCTACCTGGTCTACATGCCGACCGAACAGCACGTCGGGGTCTCGCGGAAGATTGAAAATGAGGCGGAACGCTCCCGACTGAAGGCCATCATTGAAGAGATCAACCCCGAACGCGAGGGAGTCATTGTCAGAACGGCCGGGGTCGGGAAGGGGAAGGCGGAGATCGAGGCCGATCTCGAGTTTCTTCGATCGTTATGGAAAAAGATCAAGAGCCGGGCCGAGACCCTCGCTGCCCCGGCGTTGGTGCAGAAGGATCTGGACCTGATCTTCCGGATCTTCCGCGACCTCTTTACAAAAGAGGTCGTTCGCCTGGTGGTGGATAGTCCGACCGAATACGACCGGTGCCTGGAGTATGCCGAGTCGCTCCACCCGGACCTGAAGTCCCACCTGTTCCTGTACACAGAGGACGAGCCGATCTTCAAATCGTTCGGTATCGAGCGAGAGGTCGAGAAGGCGCTGCGCCACAAGGTCTGGCTCAAATCCGGGGGCTACATCGTCCTGGAGGAGACCGAGGCGCTGGTCTCCATCGATGTCAATACCGGCAAATATGTCGGCAAGCACGATTTTGAGGAGACGGTCCTCAAGACCAACCTGGAGGCGGCAAGAGAGATCGCGCGGCAGGTGCGCCTGCGGGACCTGGGCGGGATCATCATCATCGACTTCATCGACATGGCCCGGCAGGAGAGTCGGGATCGGGTACTGCAGGAGCTGAAGGAGGTACTGAAGCCGGACCGTTCTCCCACTAATGTCTCGCTGTTGTCGGAACTGGGGCTGGTCGAGATGACGCGGAAGCGGGTCCGCCAGGGATTGAACAAGGCATTAAGCGCCTCCTGTCCTGTCTGCGGCGGTCTCGGCTATATCCGTTCAACGCCATCCATCGCCCATCAGGTCCTGCGGGAGGTGGAGTGGCGGCTCTCCCGCAAGCGGATCCCCCTGATCCGGGTACGGGCCCATCCCGACCTGATCGGCTGGTTCCAGGCGGAGGACGGCGAGGTGATCGAGGCGCTGCAGCAGACCTATGCCGGAGAGATCGTCCTGGTGCCGGAAGAAACGTTGACGCCAGGGAAATACCAGTTGCTGGAGGGGTAG
- a CDS encoding VapC toxin family PIN domain ribonuclease yields MIFLDTSAIYAMADQADPQHERAKERFEALLDMGERILTHNYVLVETMALIQSRLGMTAALKLAHDCRVFDIDWIDEATHGEAVRCLTESAKRRVSLVDQVSFLVMRRRGVRTALAFDQDFEREGFQVFPGGKYTERG; encoded by the coding sequence ATGATCTTTCTGGATACGTCGGCGATCTACGCCATGGCCGACCAGGCGGACCCTCAACATGAGCGCGCTAAGGAACGGTTCGAAGCACTCCTCGACATGGGCGAGAGGATTCTCACGCACAACTACGTACTGGTCGAGACCATGGCCCTGATCCAGAGTCGGCTCGGCATGACGGCGGCCCTGAAGCTGGCCCACGACTGTCGTGTCTTTGATATCGATTGGATAGACGAGGCGACTCATGGGGAGGCTGTTCGTTGCTTAACCGAATCTGCTAAGCGGCGCGTAAGTCTGGTAGATCAGGTCAGCTTTTTGGTGATGCGGCGGCGAGGCGTCCGGACGGCGCTGGCCTTTGACCAAGACTTTGAGCGAGAAGGCTTTCAGGTATTCCCCGGAGGGAAATATACGGAGAGAGGGTGA
- a CDS encoding NADPH:quinone reductase, translated as MRAIRIHEFGGPDVLRYEEVPLPEPGAGEARVRIEAIGINYIDVYQRKGQYPDSLPVIPGREAAGVVDAVGPGVSDLAPGTRVVYAMHVGSYAEYAVVPARRLVPIPDAMDTRLAAAMMLQGLTAHYLAHSTYPLKPGDTALVHAAAGGVGLLLVQIAKRRGARVIGTVSTEEKARLAMEAGADDIILYTQADFEAETRRLTDGEGVQVVYDSVGQSTFDKSLNCLRPRGYMVLYGQSSGPVPPFNPQVLSAKGSLFLTRPNLMHYALDRAELLQRAEDLFGWILAGVLIVRIDAFFPLAEAPLAHRRLEGRETIGKLLLIP; from the coding sequence ATGCGCGCGATTCGTATACATGAATTCGGCGGTCCTGACGTCCTTCGCTACGAGGAGGTCCCGCTTCCCGAACCGGGTGCCGGCGAGGCGCGGGTCAGGATCGAGGCCATCGGGATCAACTATATCGACGTCTATCAGCGGAAGGGCCAATACCCCGACTCGCTGCCGGTCATCCCCGGTCGGGAGGCGGCCGGCGTGGTCGATGCCGTCGGCCCCGGCGTGTCCGATCTTGCGCCGGGGACCCGCGTGGTCTATGCGATGCACGTGGGCTCCTACGCGGAGTATGCAGTGGTCCCGGCCCGGCGGTTGGTGCCGATCCCGGATGCCATGGATACGCGACTGGCGGCGGCCATGATGCTGCAGGGACTCACCGCCCACTATCTGGCCCACAGCACCTATCCGCTGAAGCCGGGAGACACCGCGCTGGTTCATGCGGCGGCGGGCGGCGTCGGCCTGCTTTTGGTCCAGATAGCCAAGCGGCGTGGCGCCCGGGTCATCGGGACCGTCTCGACGGAGGAGAAGGCGCGTCTGGCTATGGAGGCCGGGGCAGACGACATTATCCTTTACACGCAGGCCGACTTCGAAGCGGAGACCAGGCGCCTGACCGACGGTGAGGGCGTCCAGGTGGTCTACGACTCGGTGGGGCAGAGTACCTTCGATAAGAGCCTGAACTGTCTGAGACCGCGCGGCTACATGGTTCTTTACGGGCAGTCCAGCGGACCGGTCCCGCCGTTTAACCCCCAGGTACTGAGCGCCAAAGGTTCCCTCTTTCTCACCCGCCCCAACCTGATGCACTATGCCCTCGATCGCGCAGAGCTGCTGCAGCGGGCTGAGGATCTGTTCGGATGGATCCTTGCCGGCGTCCTGATCGTCCGGATCGACGCGTTCTTCCCGCTGGCTGAGGCCCCGCTTGCCCATCGCCGCCTTGAAGGGCGCGAGACCATAGGGAAACTGTTGCTGATCCCGTGA
- a CDS encoding sorbosone dehydrogenase translates to MRAVRFLSSTLLLLMGLTSCAGADNAQGLPLHQITLPPGFEIDVYASPVPNARSMTLSPNGTLFVGTRTAGNVYAVVDRDKDGQADEVVTIAQGLNMPNGVAFRDGALYVAEVDRVLRYDDIEAHLNDPSAPAVVHDGFPKDRHHGWKFIAFGPDDRLYVPVGAPCNVCERDDARYASIMRMRPDGTGLEIFARGVRNTVGFDWHPKTRELWFTDNGRDWMGDDLPPDELNRAPRPGLHFGFPYCYGRVVPDPGFGKERRCEEFTPPILDLGPHVAALGIRFYTGTMFPDAFRDQIFIAEHGSWNRSRRIGYRVMLARVTTRHVPEYTVFAEGWLQGSHAWGRPVDLLVMPDGAMLVSDDEADVIYRISYRK, encoded by the coding sequence ATGCGCGCGGTTCGGTTTCTTTCGTCCACACTCCTGTTGCTGATGGGGCTGACATCGTGTGCGGGTGCAGACAACGCACAGGGGCTGCCGCTCCATCAGATCACGCTACCGCCCGGGTTTGAGATCGACGTTTACGCGAGCCCGGTTCCCAACGCCCGATCAATGACCCTGAGTCCGAACGGAACGCTGTTTGTCGGGACGCGTACGGCAGGGAATGTCTATGCCGTCGTCGACCGCGACAAAGACGGGCAGGCTGATGAAGTCGTTACGATCGCGCAAGGGCTGAATATGCCGAATGGCGTCGCCTTTCGAGATGGCGCGCTGTACGTGGCCGAGGTCGACCGGGTCCTGCGATACGACGATATCGAGGCCCATCTGAACGACCCTTCTGCGCCGGCGGTCGTGCATGACGGCTTCCCTAAAGATCGTCATCACGGCTGGAAGTTTATCGCATTCGGGCCGGACGACCGGCTGTACGTCCCGGTCGGCGCGCCATGTAACGTGTGCGAGCGCGACGATGCGCGCTACGCATCGATCATGCGCATGAGACCGGACGGGACCGGGCTGGAGATCTTTGCGCGGGGCGTCCGCAACACGGTCGGCTTCGATTGGCATCCAAAGACGCGCGAGCTGTGGTTTACGGACAACGGACGGGACTGGATGGGCGATGACCTGCCGCCGGATGAGCTGAACCGCGCGCCGCGGCCGGGCCTGCATTTCGGTTTTCCTTATTGCTACGGGCGGGTTGTTCCCGATCCAGGATTCGGGAAGGAGCGGAGGTGTGAAGAGTTTACCCCGCCCATACTCGATCTGGGGCCCCATGTGGCGGCGCTCGGTATACGCTTTTATACGGGGACGATGTTTCCGGATGCGTTTCGGGATCAGATATTTATCGCGGAACACGGGTCGTGGAATCGCAGTCGGCGGATCGGCTATCGTGTGATGCTGGCGCGGGTGACGACCCGACACGTACCGGAATATACGGTGTTTGCCGAGGGGTGGTTGCAGGGCAGCCATGCCTGGGGACGCCCCGTCGACCTACTGGTCATGCCGGATGGGGCCATGCTGGTATCGGACGACGAGGCGGACGTCATCTATCGGATCAGCTATAGAAAATAG
- a CDS encoding ABC transporter, translating to MMKGIDKRSSTSAVIKERRERVGHRAGRSLSWVGAMTVAMACAGLVVASDVMAADPSSSDGGTVQQVEGAVSLEKEQVIEEYDPWEPYNEKMFSFNHDVVDQYVLKPVGTVWDYLPDPVQESLGNAFDNVAMPRRVVNNLLQAKFKGAGTELTRFGINTTVGVVGLFDVAKKWGFEKQDADTGQTLGKWGVGPGPYFVLPFLPPLTVRDAFGLVADVAMDPINYFVPLAASFGRRGGETVNTRSQNLELYESVEESTVDLYSAVRNAYLQRRQNAIEQ from the coding sequence ATGATGAAGGGTATCGATAAGCGATCGTCAACATCGGCTGTGATCAAAGAAAGGAGAGAGAGGGTGGGACACAGGGCCGGGAGATCATTGTCGTGGGTAGGGGCTATGACCGTTGCAATGGCATGTGCAGGCTTGGTTGTTGCGTCGGACGTCATGGCCGCCGATCCGTCATCGAGCGATGGAGGGACTGTTCAGCAGGTGGAAGGGGCGGTGTCGTTAGAGAAAGAGCAGGTGATCGAGGAGTACGACCCGTGGGAGCCGTACAACGAGAAGATGTTCAGCTTCAATCACGATGTGGTCGATCAATATGTCCTCAAACCTGTGGGGACGGTGTGGGATTATCTGCCTGACCCTGTGCAGGAAAGTCTCGGTAACGCCTTCGACAACGTCGCGATGCCTCGCCGCGTCGTCAATAATCTGCTGCAGGCGAAATTTAAGGGGGCCGGCACCGAGCTGACCCGATTCGGTATCAATACAACGGTTGGCGTCGTCGGACTTTTTGATGTGGCGAAGAAGTGGGGATTTGAAAAGCAGGATGCGGATACCGGTCAGACGCTGGGTAAATGGGGGGTGGGTCCCGGTCCGTATTTCGTCCTCCCCTTCTTGCCCCCGCTGACGGTTCGTGACGCCTTCGGCCTGGTGGCGGACGTGGCGATGGATCCGATTAATTACTTCGTCCCGTTGGCCGCATCGTTCGGGAGAAGGGGTGGAGAAACTGTCAATACTCGGTCGCAGAACCTGGAATTATACGAGAGTGTTGAAGAATCGACGGTCGACCTGTACAGTGCGGTGCGAAATGCGTACCTTCAGCGGAGGCAAAACGCGATCGAGCAATAA
- a CDS encoding transpeptidase-transglycosylase, with protein sequence MDEQAPSVDRTPMHPKIPRLLLVLAGGAVIWVVWHLAAGRVSGPTLLIYADGAQRPMATFNGSAYELRDERPLSAYPPLLIDAVLLMEDRRFYEHHGVDLRAVIRAAWANVRRGTIVQGGSTLTQQLARLQYLNHERTLWRKIKEAVLALGLEITLSKQEILERYLNEVYLGQYGGYEIHGMAAASRYYLSKEPSTLRPAELSLLVGLIRSPNTVSPLVSPRRAAERRDLVLRRLWEERRLRDTDYRRALREPVRVGRDSTVETSFFLDFIRKELGAKLPGVSGGRMLKVYTTLNMATQRAAHQAVVRGLVKLDKGRRTGPEHPVEGALVALDVQHGAIKAMVGGRNYQRSQFNRAVQARRQPGSLFKPFIYLAAFETGRGDGRETLTPATLVPDRPLTHVIGNERWAPKNFNDRYHDSVRLREALEQSLNSATVTLGERIGLDRVVEQAKVSGIESPLQPTPATLLGASEVTVLEITAAYGTLARGGEWRRPYAINKVEDGYGQVVFEEKREVRRAASPQAAFLVTSILRGTVERGTAASARRLGLTREAAGKTGTSNGMRDAWFVGYTPDLIAGVWVGIDSGAPLRRTGAQAALPIWTQFIEQASARYPPRSFQSPPGIVTTKIDPVSGLRLTPDCEGGVEEVFIQGTEPTANCPEGEFALLQWFRRLFSR encoded by the coding sequence ATGGACGAACAGGCACCTTCTGTTGATCGGACACCAATGCATCCGAAGATCCCCCGGTTACTGCTCGTACTCGCGGGTGGTGCGGTCATTTGGGTGGTTTGGCATCTGGCGGCGGGCCGAGTATCCGGTCCTACGTTGCTGATTTACGCCGACGGCGCTCAACGGCCGATGGCCACCTTTAACGGGTCGGCATACGAACTGCGCGACGAGCGTCCCTTGAGCGCCTATCCTCCCCTCCTGATCGATGCGGTATTGCTCATGGAAGATCGGCGATTCTACGAGCATCATGGCGTCGACCTGCGGGCCGTTATACGGGCCGCATGGGCCAATGTGAGGCGTGGCACCATTGTACAAGGCGGAAGCACGCTGACTCAACAACTGGCCCGCCTGCAATATCTGAATCATGAGCGCACACTCTGGCGGAAGATCAAGGAGGCCGTCCTGGCCCTCGGTCTGGAAATCACCCTGTCGAAGCAGGAGATCCTGGAGCGATATCTCAATGAGGTCTATCTTGGCCAGTACGGGGGCTACGAGATACATGGGATGGCGGCCGCCTCACGCTACTATCTGAGCAAAGAACCGAGTACACTTCGTCCGGCCGAGTTGTCGCTGCTGGTCGGTCTGATCCGGTCGCCCAATACGGTTTCGCCTCTCGTCTCGCCACGACGCGCCGCCGAGCGTCGCGACCTGGTCCTCCGACGGCTGTGGGAGGAGCGGCGATTACGCGACACAGACTATCGCCGTGCTCTGCGGGAACCGGTACGGGTGGGGCGGGATTCGACGGTAGAGACGTCATTTTTTTTGGATTTTATCCGGAAAGAGCTGGGGGCTAAACTTCCTGGCGTCTCGGGCGGCAGGATGCTGAAGGTCTACACCACCCTTAACATGGCAACCCAACGGGCGGCTCATCAGGCGGTTGTGCGGGGGCTGGTAAAGCTGGACAAGGGGCGACGCACGGGACCGGAGCACCCGGTCGAGGGCGCGCTGGTTGCCCTGGATGTACAACATGGCGCCATCAAGGCGATGGTTGGCGGGAGGAACTATCAACGCAGCCAGTTTAACCGCGCCGTTCAGGCACGCCGACAGCCCGGCTCGCTGTTTAAGCCCTTCATCTATCTGGCGGCCTTTGAAACAGGACGCGGGGATGGTCGCGAGACGCTGACCCCTGCAACGCTCGTTCCCGATCGACCTCTGACGCACGTTATCGGGAATGAGCGATGGGCGCCGAAGAATTTCAATGATCGGTATCACGATTCGGTGCGGCTGCGTGAGGCGCTTGAGCAGTCCCTCAACAGCGCCACTGTGACACTCGGGGAGCGGATCGGGCTGGATCGTGTGGTGGAGCAGGCCAAGGTATCCGGCATCGAAAGTCCGCTTCAGCCGACCCCGGCCACACTATTGGGGGCCTCCGAGGTCACCGTTCTGGAAATTACCGCAGCGTATGGTACGCTCGCCAGGGGTGGGGAGTGGCGCAGACCCTACGCCATTAACAAGGTGGAGGATGGGTACGGGCAGGTGGTGTTCGAAGAGAAGCGCGAGGTACGGCGAGCGGCTTCACCCCAGGCCGCCTTCCTGGTGACGTCGATTCTTCGTGGCACAGTTGAACGGGGCACCGCTGCCTCGGCTCGCCGTCTGGGACTCACCAGGGAGGCGGCCGGTAAGACCGGGACCAGCAATGGGATGCGCGATGCCTGGTTTGTCGGTTATACGCCCGATCTGATTGCCGGCGTATGGGTCGGCATCGATTCCGGAGCACCCCTCCGGCGAACGGGAGCTCAGGCTGCGCTGCCGATCTGGACACAGTTTATAGAGCAGGCATCGGCTCGCTATCCTCCACGAAGTTTTCAGTCCCCGCCAGGGATTGTCACAACCAAGATCGATCCCGTCTCCGGTCTCCGCCTGACACCGGATTGCGAGGGCGGGGTAGAGGAGGTATTCATTCAGGGGACCGAACCCACAGCAAACTGTCCGGAGGGCGAGTTTGCGCTCCTCCAGTGGTTCCGTCGTCTCTTTTCCCGCTGA
- a CDS encoding histone, which yields MMKKLGIVVMAGLFTVSVAGLSFADEKGYSAAPAPAAANPCAGKEMKKDEKKKRAAKKADKKAAETPAAPAAAPATEKK from the coding sequence ATGATGAAGAAACTGGGTATTGTTGTGATGGCAGGCCTCTTTACCGTCTCCGTGGCCGGTCTGAGCTTTGCCGATGAGAAGGGGTATAGTGCGGCACCTGCACCAGCCGCTGCCAACCCCTGTGCCGGCAAGGAGATGAAGAAGGACGAGAAGAAGAAGCGGGCGGCCAAGAAGGCGGACAAGAAGGCCGCCGAGACCCCGGCTGCCCCGGCGGCAGCCCCCGCAACAGAGAAGAAGTAA
- a CDS encoding histone: MMKKLGIVVMAGLFTFSVAGLSFADEKPHAAAPAAAAKEEMQEKAAPAKKAGKKKAAKKEEAPAPAPAAAPAPAPAAAPAKK; this comes from the coding sequence ATGATGAAGAAACTGGGTATCGTAGTGATGGCAGGCCTCTTCACGTTCTCCGTGGCCGGTCTCAGCTTTGCCGACGAGAAGCCGCATGCCGCGGCGCCTGCGGCGGCTGCCAAGGAAGAGATGCAGGAAAAGGCTGCTCCCGCCAAGAAGGCAGGAAAGAAGAAGGCGGCGAAGAAGGAAGAGGCTCCAGCCCCCGCTCCAGCGGCGGCTCCAGCCCCTGCGCCTGCGGCGGCTCCTGCGAAGAAGTAA
- a CDS encoding cobyric acid synthase: protein MGRRAQAIAVLGTGSDVGKSVIVAGLCRLLHRAGVRVAPFKAQNMSLNSFVTVEGGEMGRAQVLQAYACGLVPHVDMNPILLKPEADDRSQVILYGKVLGSHDAGGYFTRTRELFRFVRASYERLASQYEVIVVEGAGSAAEMNLRDRDLVNWPVAELADAGVVLVADIDRGGVFAQVIGTLDLLSADERERLVGVIVNKFRGDTRLFADGVAFLEARTDLPVLGVLPFLRDLELDQEDSVEVERYRHTRFTSQGVNVAVTLLPRMSNFTDFNALAAEGDVALRYAASPRDIQGADVVVLPGSKNTIADLEHLRRAGFDEALMAHVDRGGELVGICGGYQMLGRVIADPHGVEAGGRMQGLGLLDVITELRPHKRTVQIEALALHVEALPDSIVSGYEIHMGVTRRETAMPCFRILRRIGQAGPGGDPAWQEEQEALDGAIRQDRLVWGTYIHGLFDRPGFRRLWLNRLRERKGLPQLDTVVSEAVAARLASALDCWADHMAQHVDVGRIFAAVGVGKALERG, encoded by the coding sequence ATGGGTAGACGTGCTCAGGCGATTGCAGTGTTGGGAACCGGGTCTGACGTCGGCAAGAGTGTTATCGTCGCCGGCCTCTGCCGTCTGCTGCATCGAGCAGGGGTTCGAGTGGCTCCCTTCAAAGCCCAGAACATGTCCTTGAACTCCTTCGTCACCGTCGAGGGAGGGGAGATGGGGCGGGCGCAGGTCCTGCAGGCCTATGCCTGTGGCCTGGTTCCGCATGTGGACATGAACCCGATCCTCCTCAAGCCCGAGGCGGACGATCGCTCGCAGGTCATCCTGTATGGGAAGGTCCTGGGCAGCCATGACGCCGGAGGCTACTTTACCCGCACCAGGGAGTTGTTCCGCTTCGTGAGGGCGAGCTATGAGCGCCTGGCCAGCCAGTACGAAGTCATCGTGGTCGAGGGGGCGGGGAGTGCCGCCGAGATGAACCTCCGCGACCGGGATCTGGTCAACTGGCCGGTGGCCGAACTGGCAGACGCGGGGGTCGTGCTGGTGGCTGACATCGACCGGGGTGGGGTCTTCGCCCAGGTGATCGGCACCCTGGATCTACTCTCCGCCGACGAGCGTGAGCGGCTGGTGGGGGTGATCGTGAACAAGTTCCGAGGTGACACTCGCCTGTTCGCGGACGGGGTTGCCTTTCTGGAAGCCCGCACGGATCTCCCAGTCCTGGGAGTCCTCCCCTTCCTGCGCGATCTGGAGCTGGATCAGGAGGATAGCGTTGAAGTGGAGCGGTACAGGCACACACGCTTTACCTCCCAAGGCGTGAACGTAGCGGTGACGCTGCTGCCACGGATGAGCAACTTCACCGATTTCAATGCCCTCGCCGCCGAGGGCGACGTGGCCTTGCGCTACGCGGCTTCACCTCGGGATATCCAAGGGGCAGACGTTGTGGTGCTTCCCGGGAGTAAGAACACGATCGCCGACTTGGAGCACCTGCGCCGTGCCGGTTTTGACGAGGCCCTGATGGCGCATGTGGATCGTGGAGGGGAGCTGGTGGGGATCTGCGGCGGCTATCAGATGCTCGGCCGTGTGATCGCTGACCCGCATGGTGTGGAGGCAGGTGGGCGGATGCAGGGTCTGGGGTTACTGGACGTAATCACTGAACTGCGGCCGCACAAGCGGACAGTGCAGATCGAGGCGCTTGCACTTCACGTAGAAGCGTTGCCGGACAGCATAGTTTCGGGGTACGAGATCCACATGGGTGTGACCCGCCGCGAGACCGCCATGCCCTGCTTCCGTATTCTGCGCCGCATTGGGCAGGCGGGTCCGGGAGGAGATCCCGCTTGGCAGGAGGAGCAAGAGGCTCTGGATGGCGCGATCCGTCAGGACCGACTCGTGTGGGGAACCTATATCCACGGCCTCTTCGACCGACCGGGCTTTCGCCGCCTGTGGCTCAACCGGCTTCGTGAGCGAAAGGGCCTGCCGCAGCTTGACACTGTGGTGTCAGAGGCCGTCGCGGCACGGCTGGCCTCCGCGCTCGATTGCTGGGCCGACCACATGGCGCAGCACGTAGATGTGGGTCGGATCTTCGCTGCGGTGGGGGTGGGCAAGGCGCTTGAAAGGGGGTGA